The genome window CAGACGCCTCAACATCCTGTATGAGAGAGAGGATGGCAGCCTGCAGTACGCCCACACAGTAAGCATTGCTGTACAATCCTGCGGGTTTAGTTCACAGCAGTGTACCATctccataatgttttttttaattttttaatttttctctaGGTGAATGCTACAGCATGTGCCATCCCCCGAACCATCATCGCTATACTGGAGACTCACCAGACCAAAGTAAGACACCAACATGAGGGCACACTTCACACATGAGGGTTCACACAAACCTGGAAAACCTTTAATGCATTAAATAATTGTCCTAGAGAATGACAAAATAGATTCAAGACACTATAAAAGCATAAGTCAGCGACTCCAACAAAACATGACCTTGTTCCCTTTCCACTGGGCTAAATTCATttgcattagggctgcacgatatgaggaaaatgtcaaattgcgattattttgactgatgttgcgattgcgatatgattcacgatattggagggaatgatccattttcattgaaacacaaataaaaatgtactatagtcatgtagtgtgatttttgcaagactctgtaccaaacaaagatgtttttctttagtctgtaggataggatctGTAGGCCCAGGACGTcgctgcagcaccacaatacttcattcagaatggttagacacatattttgcctttaacaaatattgcgccccccctgcgatttggatattgcactagtccatattgcaattttgataaaattgcaattaattgtgcagccctaatttgcaTGCACCTGTGTTGAAGTAGCTCCCCCTGGTGATTGTTGTTagtcaaaacatttttatataaattGGTCATTAGAAATGCTGACTTAACGATAGAAAATAATACTTCGATTACCTCTAAATTGCaaaacagttttacattttgCTGAGGGAGAGAAATTGTCCAACAAATATTGCAGGCTTAGTTCACTCATTTACAGGCGAATGCCTAAAAGAGGCATTGGTCATTTTGATAGTCAGTAATTGTACAGTAACGACCCATTAATTCCCCCATTTCTTTACTTGTATGAGATCTCTTTCTTGGGTGTAAAATGCCCATTAGAATAGTGCAAGGAGCACTTTCTCCTGaacaaagaaatgcagtacacctcttcactttgttttctgggttgtgATTAGCTTTTAATTTAGCATTGTCAAAATGCATGTCACAAtgaaaaactttaaataaacactttatttcttctgtttttgtttttatttaagcaTTTTACATCCTCTATAAAAATGGGCATTAAAGGGGCgatatgcagttttggccatttcttcgctgttttctcgctttttgctcgcaggtttctctatagagctccccctacagcttgggaatagatatttggcagctcctatgtttacttgtgtctgagtCCTCGCTCGGTcggtctgccgtttcctctttctctgtacctccgacaatgctttcctagctttctgcttcttttttgccggctcagccatgacgatagtgtgaaaaactccatcgctaccttgttagccggttcctgaatggccATATgcgtgcagtgccgtgaagcaattcgttgcatcgcgagacctgatatcacgcgatacttcctgacgctgaggccggcgactcgccggcccaaagttgcaagggaTTTAGTGCAACCCAATTGGTGTAAACCCAGCtacttcaaaatgttttttaacatatttatttcaagatttttttaaatccactgGACTTAACATCACTGTGTTGTTAATGATGctatttttgttgctgtttcttTTGTCTCCGTCCTTTTTCTCCATTTCCCAAGGATGGAACAGTGCGTGTCCCCCGGGCCCTGCAGCCTTATTTGGGCCTAGAAGTGATCGAGACGCCAAAGTACACTCCACTGAAATACATCGGACCCAACCAGCCCAGTCGACCACCCAGACCTGCTCCCAAGACCAGATGACACAAATACAAGCACACACCTGTAAACGCCTGAGGTGGGAGCCAGTTCACATTCAACCATCAAGTCAGACAGAAAGTTGCTATTTAACACTCATAAGGATATTTCATACATTTTGTTGTGTGCCtattgttaaaggacaattccggcgcaaaatgaacctaggggttaataacacgtgtaccgagtcgaccattctctgggatatgttttcgtgctaatcgaatgtgtctctagcttgaaacaagatagcgcaaaccgctgattagcttataaagctagtcgttGGGGCACGGGTAacgtaaaaagaaatcgctatttctataccactaacaaggctcaacatagcaccacacttccacggtagcataatgagggtccctacatgtaaaccgaagcattgagaactttgtaagtgtacagacagtttattaaaaagatagtttataaaaacagtagcgttcacgtatacaagcaggcgccatcttgggaaaaccgGTCAAACgatgaacgccgtgcaaccagtaaccagtatcATAGCTCAAGCTAGTGTAGTGTAtctactgtcgcatagtagaggaattaccgtatagtacaggagaagcttgcaggcagtttcgacttacattagctgtttgagtttaattactaatgttaactatcattttagtgatcaataattagcctgtgtccatgttatctccttacatatacctacgctctccgtctctgcaagattgggaatgattgagatttctcttggcacagctaccagaagacttacaactttcagacacgttgctcacgtcacatttacgtcgtctctctcagttggaggctgcgcagtaacgctcagtgcTCACcgggaaaagtgcttctaatggccttcactggtctccgtccagagcaatgggatctgttggtccattctatatacagtctatgcgtctagctagagacacattcgattagcatgaaaacatatcccagagaacggtcgactcggtacacgtgttattaacccctaggttcattttgcgccggaattgtcctttaatgatcTCCACAGTCCTTCAGATTAAATGAAATACAGTCTGACTTTATAATTGCGTGCAACAATGTTTTAAGGCGATGGATCAGACCTTACTATCAGTTCATTGTcactgtaaatatatttgtctttttttgtcaaagGCCATGAAATTGTGAATGCTAGCATGGATGTGTGTTGTCCAGCTCATGAGGACCATAATAAGGATAACCAATAAAGATACGTCTTTAATTTCTGTCTCATATATTGCTTACTGACTGTGTTTTTCTAATTCCCagtattttttatatacattagcAAACATACTGAATGACATTGTGACCTTGAGGGGGGCCTGCAGATGGAGCACAGAAAGAAACTGCTCGCAGATGTGACATAAGTCTACAGGCCTGTTAATATCAACTGTTACAATGTATCAATAATTGATGTGCTAAAGTAATAAACCAGCAGCCATGGGGAGGTGATGATGTTTGCATGGGCCTTGCAAATACAATGAGAGCTTTTATAATAATATTCTCACTGGGCATATAGTGGGATATGAATAGAGTGGAATTGCAGAGAAGTTTAATTGTTCTATGTATACATCCCTCAAGCCCTCTTAATGGGCTAGCTTTAAAAATCATTAACATGTCTGAGATACACAGATTACACGTTTTATATACTCTAAGTACAGGAAGAACAACTGACATCTCTGGCACCTTAACACGGTTTGGGTTCTGATCTGGTCTCAAGTCgtcacctgacacacacacacacacacacacacacacacacacacacacacacacacacacacacagctccgcGCGGCTCCACCTCGCTCGGCGGGTGTGTGAAGATCCAGCCCGTTATTTCAAGGTTATCTCCTGCAGGAACCTCACTTTTCGGATCCTATGGGAATTCTGATAACCGCAGTTTTTCTTTGGGCTGTCGTCGGAGGTAAGCATTTATCACATTCATTAAACCCCTGCAGTGTATACAGTATGGCGCTCGGTGTGAAATGACGGTAGAAAATGCGAGTGTAGCTCTGCAGGCTGCTCTGGTGACAAGCCCGCACTGCCTCAACTGTAACGTCAGCCCTTGTTATTCTTCTTACCGGTATGTAGGCTATAACATGGTATAAACAGACGAAACTAGAGCGTTAAAAGAATACTTTATGGAGCAGCCATAAGGCGTGCTAACTATAATGGCGAAAGCCTCAGGGGTTTAGACTTAATAGGCTAAACAAAAGCGTTGTTACATAATTTGTTTTGCGCCTACCTTTCCGTTTCTGTCTGCGGGACTGTGGATGCTGTCACTGGTTGGTTTGgacgttttttattttttaaacaaacattttaatgttacTGACCCCCCCCAAACAGTCCTATTGAACAACATAATTGCAAATTACAGCTCCGCACAGGTGAGCGGAACAGCGCACAAGTGCACGTGATGCACGGTGACATGCGCCAGCTGCGGTGAAAACGTGTAAATTAGTTAAAATAAGTGTAAGCTACTATAGTGTCAGAATCAGAAGGACGTTTGTCTCTCACAGAGACATTCGTATATTAGTCTGCAGTGGTGTTACGAGCTGTGTTATGCGGTATACCGACGATAACCTACATACAGCCTACTGTTGGGTAGGCTGGGTTTAAATTATTTAGCTGTCACAGTGTGTGAAGACAATAGCCTAATTGTCAGACCCCACCCTAACGAAGTAACTGCCTAGTCTACATTTTACAATTTTACTTATTACCACAGAACCAGCAATCTTGCTGTAGCCTAGCCTACCACTAAATGCCACTGCAGACGTCAATTAAATGCCAAGATGAGGAGTAATCTAATTATAAACTGATTATTGCGCATCCCCCCTATGTGCACCTGAGTTTGTACTGTTGTTTTAGATTACAGGAAGTCTTTTTTGTAAATATGGTTGTTTTATTTAAGTTAGATTTACTTAATTTGCTTAGAGGGTGTTGccagaaaactaaaaaaatatttctaaatTGACCGAAATATTATGGGTTGACATTTAGAATTATGACAAAATGAGCGTGCAGTAATTGAACAGCATCATCTTGTACCTCAACCAGAGTTCCCAATACATATCAAAAAAAGATAAGCAAGCTGAATTGTAGGTCCTTGTTAGATTCAATGTATCTCTGTGAGAAAAGGCACTGATGCCACACAGCTTATGTGCCTTTAATGATCTGCTGGCAGGCGGAGATTGGTGACTGATTTAGCCCTGGTGGGAAACTACCTGTGTGCGTGCTAAAGCCTTTGAGAATATCTGCGTcctggaaagagagagggggttAAGCTTCTTTGCTGTATTGCTTTACCAAGGTAACTGTGCTTACCTTAATGAGGGAACAGCTCCACCCACACCCGTGCAGGACAAACCATTGCTAAGTAAACAAAGTAGTTCATCTGTGGTGCTCTCTAACACAGTTTGGCACAGCTTTTGCTGTTGCAGAAATGCTAAATATACTGAATTGTCTTCCcattctccatctctctccctactctctctgtatctcctTCCTTGTTTTGTGCCTCAGTGGGAAGCCGGCCAGTTACCTCACCCCTTAATGATGCAAAGGTCAGAAACAAGTCCTTTTTTAATTTCCCCACCATTCGGCATTATTTCAATGGCTCGAccagtaattgtttttttttgtattgtgctTTTAGGTTGAATGTATTATTCAGGAGACACTGAACGAAGACGGGTCTCAACATGAGTGTGACCCACAGCTAGCAGGTGACGTCTCTAAGTATCTGTTCATCAATACAGAAATAGCAGTATGTAGGCTAGTGTTTAGAGCTGAAAGAGCTATTCGATTAGTTGTAGATTAGTTAGTAGCTTggggttttagactgttggcAGGACAAATCAAGACATTTGGAGGTgaattgtgatgggcattttctgacaggttacagacaTTTGATTGGTAAACtttcaatttaacattacaTGAAAATAGTGAACTACGGTAATTCATCTATCACAAGATGCGTTTGTCTTTTGCCTCATTTGCTGAAATGTACAATCAATCTAATCTGTGATGGGTCTTTTGTTGGGTAAAACAGTTACATTTGTAGATAATAATGTTGGGATATTGTACTTTGTTCTTGGTGCGCTAATGTGTTATTGCgtgtttgtcattgtttttgcaGAGGAACTTGATGAAGTGCAAAGACACCAGGGCCTGCTCAGGGAGCTGCAGAGGCTGGCTGGTGATGCTATGCACAAATTCACATTGGCACACTTTGTTGTTTTAACTCACTATTCACTACAACAACACATAGTCTGATTTggtgtttcatttattttccttggaatcaaatgaatgtaaAAGTCACGCACAAGacaaggacttttttttttttaaagtaactatGTGAGAGAAGTGATGTCTTTACCTTCAATCACACAATTGtgctcatacattttaacaccaCATGGCACTGACTATTGCAGTGTGACTGTTGCAGAGCAAGAAGACGACAATGAGCAGGATGAGTATAACCTGGCTGATGATGAGAGCGACTTCGAGCAGGGGGATGAGGAgacggaggaggagagagacctGACCAGCCTCCCgaaagagacagaggaaaagaaagaagacaagACAGAGGCAGATGACACCAAGGAGAAGATAATGGAGGAGCCCCGGATtgaagacagagggagggacaaTGAAGAAGAGCGAGCCAAGGAGCTTGAGGAGCTGCTAGCTGAAGAGATCAccaaggaagggaaggaggagcGGAACGATGAAGAGCTCAAAGAActgctgaaagagctgaagaaGAAACGCTACGAGGCGGTGAAAGAGAGGGAGATCCAGAAAGGCTCTGGGgcagagcaggaggaagaggtggagaAAAAGAAGGAACAGGAGGACAAGGAGAAGAAGGGAAAAACAGCGGAGGACTTGGAGAAGCAGAGGattgaggagaggaggaagaacgAGGTGGAACTGAtgggggagagggagaaggTGGAGAAGGAGCTGAAGGAGCTGctcaaagaaagaaaggaaagcaAGGGCAAGCCGgagcaggagagggagaggaaggagaagcaGGAGGAGCTGGACGAACTCGTCAGGAAGATGAAACGGGTGCAGGAGGAGGACGAGCAAGAGACGCACGGCAACAAGAAAGAGGACGGCGTGGACGAGAGGACAGCAGAGGAGAAGAGCGAGAAGAAGGAGGGTGAAGAGGATAAGGTGCCCGATGAGaaagcagagaatgaagtcaagAAGAAGGAGGCGGTGGCGGCGGCAGAGGTGAAGGAGCCGCTGCAGAAGAGAGTGATGGAGAAAGCGAGCGATGAAGCCACGCGGCAGTTTGAGCGGGAGAGGTACAAGAATGCGGATGAGGAGGATGGGGACGAGGAAGATGAGGATGAATATATCAGAGAGGATGAGGAGgggcaggaggaggaagatgatgaGGAGGGTAACGCCGAAGAAGATGAAGGGgaggtatgtcgaaaaataacgTGTCTTaaggggggttagggttagggttagatagATTACAGATTAATTAGCCTTGGCTCACtagtataattattattaacaatacatccatgggtatTCAACAACGAAGTTAGCATCCCCATACCCAGAATGCAACGCTTTACAGATCTTGGAGGCTCTCCATAATATTTACCATTGTGAAGAtatctatttctatttctatgcTATTATAGTTTTCAGTTTTACACCTTCAGTACATATTCAATATGTAACaggtagtttaaaaaaagtatttacagTCAATTTATTTCTATGGCCCTCACATACCTACCAGCAGGTACCCCATAtgtacaaaatattttcacatttttttgcagGCTGTCATCTAAAGCATTACCATGTGTCCTGTATTGGACTGGACACACATTGGATTGGATTATTGTATGCTGTGTCATATATTCTCATTTGTTCTGTCCAAAGGAGCTGCTGGAGATTGAAGCAGAGTTGCGCAAAGTCGCTGCAGAGCTGAGGGAGTTTCGCAGAggataagacacacacacacacacacacacacacacacacacacagactgacaaaATCCTTTGTTGCAGTCAAAGTCACACATTcagctcacactcacacaccattTTACAGCCTTCAAATCCCCACAGCACTCAGAGAAATGTCTTCAGATGTGAATCTGTAAATGGACATCAGTAGAAACTGTACATACTGTTGTTTAATTTCTGCTTTAAGATTGCCTGGAAAATATGTCTGAGTGTTAAGGAAAAAGAGACACATTTTCCTGAGAATCTAAAAGATATGTGTCCATCTCCACTcgtgtccctgtctctgtacCTGTAAATGCTGTTTGTAAGGTAGACAGGTGATTTCCCTCCAGTTGTAAAACGCCATGGATGCAAAGCATTCAGCACTTTTATTCGAATGTTGTTTTTGACTGCAGATTGCCAACAGCACAAACACCATCGTCTTTGAAATCATGAATACTGGCAAGCAGCGCTTCTTTTCTACGAAGGTATCATCCTCCATGGTGTGTGGGAAAAACAGATTCCCTACTATAAGTAACGTGTGTATttcaatatatattttgtgcGATAACTGATAACTATGTGTAAGCTGTTCTTGCCCTTCCGACTGTTAACGATATGTATTACTGATATTTCTACACAGGAGTAAGTCATGATTTCCTCTTTGTTTCTTTGATGATAAAGTAGAAACAAGGACTGTGTTTCATTTGGCTGTTGCACTGTTAAAACCCGACTGTTTGTGATGAACCAGGGTGACACGAACAAAACACAGCGTTGAAATTCTGACACTTGTGTCAGATGTTAAGTTTGTTTTGTGCGTGGTTAGTGTGTGACCACAGGATGTGATGTACTTAGAGCTTACAAGGTCTGAAAGTGTCACTTCAGGTTCTCAGCCAGCTTTGCACTCTTATCTTAACAAGCCAAGGAGGAGTTGAGGGAAGAGGGAGTCACTAAAgccattttgttgtcttttggtGACAGCAACAATGACAATAACATTTATAAATGCTCAGTATTGTTCCGTCAAAGTTGTCATAGCTGTCATGTAATTTGTGTAAATATCCGATATCATGGTCTGTAAGCCAAGGTCATAGGAAATATGAAGCAACAGCGCCCCCTAGAGGACACTGGGTAGAAATGCACACGCCGCAGGATAAACAGGGTTACCATTGGAGGCCCACTTACTGCAATAACACAATATAGACTAGAGCACATGTGAATGCAATAATTAGCCAAATAATGAATGATTTCATGTATTTTAATATGTTATCAAAGTGCATCATATAGCAGATACAATCTCTCTTTTTCTACACAGCCAAGATTTACAATACATTTATGTATTTGAACACTGGCAAAGTAGCCGGTTGGTCAACTTGTGTAAACACGTAGTGATAATAACACACAAGATCAGTCAACACGGATGAGCTCATTACTGTCTATTCCAAAGATGAGATGTTTGTTCACttgataaaaatgaaaaaaatgaatgtactgtagttttctttttctttttttagtgcaAAATTGTTTCCACAAACTGTATCTTACAAACCAGCAAGAAAGATGTAGGAAATGTctgtgtgggggggggacatAAGGGCATAGATGACATTTTGATCATTAGGAAACAAACAATTATAACAAAAACACCATTTGTAATATTACTGGCCAATCAGAGTGCTGTATTTTGTGCCTGCTGTAACTTCTTCTATGCTACCTGTCAATCAATAAACGGAAAGTGTATTAAACCATTATGTGTCGTCTGTTTGGTTTGTTGACTTGTAAATAGAGCAGATCGCTTAAACGACACAAAATAATTAGTCTGATTCAAAGGCGATATAGTTTAAGATCAAGTCATGTCACAGATTACATATAAATAACGTATTATGATTGAAACACCGTGTTGAAAAAAGCTGAGTTTGGTCACAACAAAACAGTGAAAAAGCCAATGACTTAATTTGTCCCGGAAAGTTGATGAAACACAGCATAATCCGCGATGTGTTCCTAAGGTGACTTTTAAAGGCCAGTTGGTGCAGCAGATGGACCTCCTGTAGTCTGTCTCGACTCAGGAGAGCCTGTCGCCTGCAGGCCAGCAGAGGCCTGTTTGTCCAACACTGACTGGATGTGGCTGAGCAGGGATGAGAAAAACTGGGGCACTCCCTCGTAGCCTGATAAGAGAGAAGTGTGGATCAGAacatcagtgtgtctgtgtgtctgtatgtgtgtctgtacagCTGCAGTACCTGGGAAGATGTTGATGTCGATGactgtgagggtgtgtgtgtgtatgtttatgatGACGTCCACGCCGAACAGGGCCATGCCAAGCTGAACTCTGAGCTCTCTGACCAGGGCGGCCAAGGCCTCAGAGCTGGGAGGAGGCAGACACGGCATTTGCTCGTCCAGCTTAGAGATCAGGAGGAAATAGAAAATGTTTAGGGTTGATTTCAGCCCACTCAGGTCAGGTGAAATAGATGGGGGTCTACCTGTAAATTTAGACGACTACATGAAACTATTTACAAGCCGTAAGTGCACCTTGAATGATGCCACTCTAGTCAAGCAGTTTTGCAGATTACTTAGCCCTTGGGTTAGGATATCAAAGTGAGAGAATGGGGGAGAAGTTAAATTGGCTGTACTCGAAATACCGACATTGTGTCACAGCCGTGGATTCTGATACCGACGCACAAGGCACTCAGATGCTTGTGCGGCCGGACCAGATAACCAGAACCACTAAAGACCAACGAACAGAGAAGCTTGgcttacaacacacacagagggagtatGACTTCATACGCCACTATATATTTACATAACAAACAGatgtttgctgctatattaatgttctgaatgttgaGTACAGAACCTTTGACATAAACTTTGTTAAAACAGTATTATTACTTACTGCTGTGAGATCTGAGCTTGACTCTGGCTTGGACACCTGATGGCTGTTGAAGAAGATGGTCTTCCTTTCTGGAGGCAGAGAGAAATCACAATTGGAATGGATACAGGAAACAAATAGAGCACAGAAAAACAAGgacaagaaaggaaaggaaaggaacggaaatatcaaaatatatatatttggagGTCTGGTGCAGACTGACCACAGGGACCGGAGGGGAAGTTCTTTATTGAAGGCCTCTCTACGCAGAAGTGTCTGTCTCCTATCACAAACACCTTGTGCAGAACAGCTCCGTGGTTGACGAAACTCTGGAGCACACAGGGAGGATGGATACCAGCCAGACTCCCTGCACTGAAGATCAGAGACATCTGCAATACACACAGATATTGCACAGACTGTAAATGAACAGAGAGCAAATAAACAACAGTgaatgaacaaaacaaacatgaccGCACAAGTACAATGTTCGGCAAACCAACTCACCTCATGGGAAAGTGAGCCATGTGCCACTCTGGTTTTACAAACTGGGGTcaacagagaaaaagaggaagtgTTTGTAGGTTCTGTCATACTTCATGAGGAAGCAAAAAGGAAAGAAGGATAATTGAATTCAGCAGTGTGAGAAGCTTTTTTGGGGTGGGTTAATACACCACTGACCATAAacctacccccccccccaataatccGACCAATACCGTCTGTATGTACTGCAGATTTTAGGTTTCACTTACAGTCACAAAGAGGCTGAGATGTGGTTACTTTACAGTTAATTTAAACATTATTAAGTtatgaaattaaaaatataagaaTTGAATAAGGAAGTGAAAGGctagagatagacagagagtgAACTGACGGAGAGGAAAGCTTAGGCCCTGGGTCGTCACAGCCTGTTGAATGGATGACAGGTCACTGGCACTGTGGATCTCTAGGTAAGGAGGAGTGCAGATGCAGCATTCTGTTGGACAGAATATAATAGGAAAGGCATGTGTTAATATCTACAAGCAGCAGTAAACTACACAATATACACTAAAAAGCTGCAGTTTACTTAGGAGTGAATTGTGCAGCTTGCTCATGATCCGATAAGAGGCAAAGCGGTCTAGTAGCTGGGTCATGGCAGGCAGGGGGTCCAGAAGAACTGTACTGGGATGAGCCGACACATAGCTCTGTAATGTAAAAGACAGACTGAAAACTCTTCTCATTTCCAGCGTgtatgactgaatgaatgaatgaacaagcATACAGCTGCATACACAATCAATGTTTCTCTCAAAAGAGCCTCGATCggacagatacaaaaaagtGGTTCTTTTACCTGGAAGttaacaagaagctgctgcgaTTGGCTGTCGTGCTCAGCCTCTACGATGACATCAGACAGCTTTTGAACGATGACGTCGAAGGGTCCCTGAGGCACCAGGGGCTGAGTGAGGTCAatctgacagagagaaagagtatGTAGTGGATCTGTGtaactacagtacagtactaGTACTATACTAATATACTACAATACTTTTCACATTGCTTATCTTTGGGTCAAGTTTGGGAATTTGTGTAAATTacgtatactatactatatatatatatatttttttttttaattgggtcACCAATGTAGAAATCAGCAATTATTaccaaaaaaaatttaaatagtaAACCAACTctaaaaacaacacaacagcCTTTTGACTCTAGTCTGCCACAAAATCAAGGTTCCATTGACCTCTGCTATTACAGACTATAGCAGGAAAACCAGGTGTAACTACTAACACTGATGATAGCTCTGTTCCAGCAGGGTCCGGTCACTGGCATAACAAAAGGGACTAACAGCATAATTCATCTAATTAGTTATACCTGTGTAATGAGTCACAGTTTTTTTCTGAAAGCTATAGGTCTACTGTGTGtcatgacatacagtacataatgaTGGCATGAACGATTTAAGCATAAAGTTCTGGAATTTTATGAAATAATGTGTGAAGTGTTTCTTATTTCAGTTAAGTTTTTTTAACCATGGAAAGAAGTGTCACCTAAAAAAGTTTGAAAGCCACTGCCCTACATCATGTCATTTTGGGCAAAAAATGTGGTTTGTAACATATTAATGTTGCTTGTATCCTGCCGCACAGACCCCTCTTTAATTCAACTCAAATTGTGGACAGGAATTTTTGACTGATAGAAGCtacttacattttatttgtcattaaTTACATTAAGTTCACTATTTGTGCCTGCTTCTTATGACATAAAATGTGGGGAAAAGGTGAAATAATTATTGCGTGTATGTAAAAGTATCTCTTGTGCTCCTGTGCAGTTATTCCCATGCAGTGAAATGTCTGATAAGTTACAAGCAGGCAGCCATTGTTCACGGTTTGCCACAAGCAGATTTTAGGAGGGGGCTGCAGGTGGCTGTGACATGGATTAGGCCTACTAAAGTTGTGGACATCTGTACatgacacgtgtgtgtgtgtgtgtgtgtgtgtgtgtgtgtgtgtgtgtggtgtgtctactactactaatactgTAGTACTTTAACTGCTTAACCTCTAGAATAAGATGATATGGGtgcagt of Sander lucioperca isolate FBNREF2018 chromosome 5, SLUC_FBN_1.2, whole genome shotgun sequence contains these proteins:
- the LOC116038959 gene encoding DNA ligase 1-like, with protein sequence MTVENASVALQAALVTSPHCLNCNVSPCYSSYRPIEQHNCKLQLRTVGSRPVTSPLNDAKVECIIQETLNEDGSQHECDPQLAEELDEVQRHQGLLRELQRLAGDEQEDDNEQDEYNLADDESDFEQGDEETEEERDLTSLPKETEEKKEDKTEADDTKEKIMEEPRIEDRGRDNEEERAKELEELLAEEITKEGKEERNDEELKELLKELKKKRYEAVKEREIQKGSGAEQEEEVEKKKEQEDKEKKGKTAEDLEKQRIEERRKNEVELMGEREKVEKELKELLKERKESKGKPEQERERKEKQEELDELVRKMKRVQEEDEQETHGNKKEDGVDERTAEEKSEKKEGEEDKVPDEKAENEVKKKEAVAAAEVKEPLQKRVMEKASDEATRQFERERYKNADEEDGDEEDEDEYIREDEEGQEEEDDEEGNAEEDEGEELLEIEAELRKVAAELREFRRG
- the LOC116038963 gene encoding inositol-tetrakisphosphate 1-kinase-like; the encoded protein is MSGRRVGFCLSDKKRRRLNLDAFADFCAGHGVEVVEIDLTQPLVPQGPFDVIVQKLSDVIVEAEHDSQSQQLLVNFQSYVSAHPSTVLLDPLPAMTQLLDRFASYRIMSKLHNSLLKCCICTPPYLEIHSASDLSSIQQAVTTQGLSFPLLCKTRVAHGSLSHEMSLIFSAGSLAGIHPPCVLQSFVNHGAVLHKVFVIGDRHFCVERPSIKNFPSGPCERKTIFFNSHQVSKPESSSDLTALDEQMPCLPPPSSEALAALVRELRVQLGMALFGVDVIINIHTHTLTVIDINIFPGYEGVPQFFSSLLSHIQSVLDKQASAGLQATGSPESRQTTGGPSAAPTGL